One stretch of Gopherus flavomarginatus isolate rGopFla2 chromosome 2, rGopFla2.mat.asm, whole genome shotgun sequence DNA includes these proteins:
- the LOC127045267 gene encoding uncharacterized protein LOC127045267, which yields MTSKEKRGAEEQIKEAEHRQQLEKRQKEVELKEKEESIKLAAYKREQAAKEAAHKRKLEEEEVAHRRKQEEEDMAHHREMEKQQKESEEKEKQRKHELDLTQAGLHAPANPNNPSPIMVPQHRKFPTYKAGDDTKAFLENFERACLGYSIPEDQYMVELRPQLSGPLAEVAAEMPKQQMNDYKLFQTKAIYRMGITPDHARRRFRTQKWKPDVSFPKHTYYIGKNYEAWISGHNVKSLEELHLLIQMEQVLDGVPEDITRYIQDGKPKNLAEAGEIGARWMEVAESKKATVKGNEYPRGHTDHKPYNRG from the exons atgacttccaaggaaaaaaggggggcagaagaacaaatcaaagaagctgaacacaggcaacaactggaaaaaagacaaaaagaggtggagctgaaagaaaaggaagaaagcatcaaactggcagcctacaaaagagaacaagcagccaaagaggcagcccacaaaagaaaactagaagaagaagag gtggcacacagaaggaaacaagaagaagaagacatggcccaccaccgagaaatggaaaaacaacaaaaagaaagtgaagagaaggaaaaacagagaaaacatgaactggacttaacgcaagctgggctgcatgcgccagccaatcctaacaacccttcgccaattatggttccacagcacaggaaatttcccacctacaaggcaggtgatgacaccaaggccttcttggaaaattttgaaagagcctgtcttgggtacagcatccctgaagaccagtacatggtagaattgaggccacagctcagtggacctttagcagaggtggcagctgaaatgcctaagcagcaaatgaatgactataaactttttcaaaccaaggccatatacagaatggggataaccccggatcatgcccgtcggcgtttcagaacccaaaagtggaaaccagatgtgtcatttcccaaacacacctactacattgggaaaaattatgaggcctggatatcaggacacaatgttaaatccttggaagaactgcacctcctcatacaaatggagcaggtcttggatggtgttcctgaggacataacacggtacatacaagatggaaaacctaaaaatcttgctgaggcgggggagattggagccagatggatggaagtggcagaaagcaagaaagctactgtcaaggggaacgaataccccagagggcacaccgaccataaaccctacaaccgaggatag